In one window of Carassius carassius chromosome 38, fCarCar2.1, whole genome shotgun sequence DNA:
- the kiss1 gene encoding metastasis-suppressor KiSS-1, producing the protein MMLLTIILMLSVANGDPYPSGHFQYYLEDETPEESLQVLRGTDTRPTSGSPSPKLSVHFSMSADPQRNTRWWAPVRPYTKRKQNVAYYNLNSFGLRYGKREQNMLAEFKQKLPIK; encoded by the exons ATGATGCTACTTACCATAATTTTGATGTTGTCAGTGGCAAATGGTGATCCATACCCTTCAGGCCATTTTCAATATTATTTAGAAG ATGAAACTCCTGAAGAATCACTCCAGGTTCTCAGGGGAACTGATACTCGTCCCACGTCTGGATCTCCGTCTCCCAAGCTCTCAGTGCACTTCTCCATGAGTGCAGATCCTCAGCGAAACACACGGTGGTGGGCTCCTGTAAGACCTTACACAAAAAGGAAGCAGAATGTTGCATACTACAATCTTAATTCCTTCGGCCTCCGCtatggaaagagagagcagaacATGCTTGCTGAGTTTAAACAGAAGCTACCTATAAAGTGA
- the LOC132119043 gene encoding vesicle transport protein GOT1A-like, with protein sequence MITITEFQKIGVGLSGFGVFFVLFGILLYFDSVLLAFGNILFLSGLTFIVGLRRTAHFFFQRQKLRSSAFFLGGVALVLLRWPRIGMLVETYGFVLLFKSFFPMVFGFLAAALNIPFLTTILNKLSGNSSSMV encoded by the exons ATGATCACAATCACAGAGTTTCAGA AAATCGGTGTAGGTCTGTCAGGATTTGGCGTGTTCTTTGTGCTGTTTGGAATACTATTGTACTTTGACTCGGTCCTGTTGGCATTTGGAAAT ATTCTGTTTCTGTCTGGTCTGACCTTCATCGTTGGCTTGAGGAGGACGGCCCACTTCTTTTTCCAGAGACAGAAGCTCAGAAGCTCCGCCTTCTTTCTAGGAGGCGTGGCTTTAGTTCTACTAAGATGGCCTCGTATTGGCATGCTAGTGGAGACCTATGGCTTTGTGCTTCTATTTAA GTCATTCTTTCCAATGGTTTTTGGATTTCTTGCGGCAGCCTTGAACATTCCTTTTTTAACTACG attTTAAACAAGTTATCTGGAAATAGTTCCTCAATGGTGTAA